A stretch of Procambarus clarkii isolate CNS0578487 chromosome 20, FALCON_Pclarkii_2.0, whole genome shotgun sequence DNA encodes these proteins:
- the LOC138366735 gene encoding uncharacterized protein: MRRSIRSKGWSDCHIICLITQPPNYISNPRTRLPLPSGVPVTVSASTQQCLHPAVPPLSSASTQQCLHPAVPPLSSASTQQCLHPAVPPPSSVSTQQCLHPTVSPPSSVITQQCLHPAVSSPSSASTQQCLHPAVPPPSSASTQQCLHPAVPPPQQCLHPAVPSQSPHIRTISYF, encoded by the exons atgcgacgttctattaggagcaaAGGCTGGTCAGACTGCCATATCA TCTGTCTAATTACTCAACCACCTAATTATATTTCCAACCCGCGTACACGCCTCCCTCTTCCCTCGGGAGTGCCTGTAACTGTCAGTGCCTCCACCCAGCAGTGCCTCCACCCAGCAGTGCCTCCACTTAGCAGTGCCTCCACCCAGCAGTGCCTCCACCCAGCAGTGCCTCCACTTAGCAGTGCCTCCACCCAGCAGTGCCTCCACCCAGCAGTGCCTCCACCCAGCAGTGTCTCCACCCAACAGTGTCTCCACCCAACAGTGTCTCCACCCAGCAGTGTCATCACCCAGCAGTGCCTCCACCCAGCAGTGTCATCACCCAGCAGTGCCTCCACCCAGCAGTGCCTCCACCCAGCAGTGCCTCCACCCAGCAGTGCCTCCACCCAGCAGTGCCTCCACCCAGCAGTGCCTCCACCCCAGCAGTGCCTCCACCCAGCAGTGCCTTCCCAGTCCCCCCATATAAGAACCATTTCATACTTCTGA